Proteins encoded by one window of Hippoglossus hippoglossus isolate fHipHip1 chromosome 15, fHipHip1.pri, whole genome shotgun sequence:
- the LOC117775339 gene encoding aftiphilin-like isoform X3, with amino-acid sequence MRLFWTLSPDLIVHLSLKGMFALRSSTVRTEMHLRTPPQPQRAAAAFGFPSPQPHFREEDGGERGDRWRETRHCLNYLQTSEVQEEGDLDKDRESSVSTVPQIISVYESAAEDLESVGDDFSFEGVSADLEPIVSSLASQDDQTDWDQTDAEDEELGNNWHSDSFGNSSGRKADLSQTEAEQALGHCDQSPTQETSATSNQSQSVTYTGSGFADFDDRGSERHRDHDCVQAADVSVQSLGSLPPSDSFADFCSAPIQETGEGSWAEFHDQRPQEEGSQRPDRVSSLQSDGEEEQDRVGHCGASRRSSCQVSLSCRVQQILCAIFPEVVVPTVEGEEEEEVLSLCAHLHTRHLPESEEEKMPELSGAQRAPRGLWWPHQDVHSAVGLQFQWSGSHTNRTLLRCLGVDTRNILFIGMKKQPVAVPAFASSLGMLEPTKDAVAAVCTSGYAAVTAREPAGPQNRQDPSTDSVQGALPSSQRDWSSRGLSSSQDGCCALNLDCFGPEEESRSSSSSPPPGVDRELYELTISKLETSTDRCHLVDTLNRLMSDAEKTSTSVRKAPEDEELSAEAGRLIAGLPDLSFMTAKVLMFPSVLVPAL; translated from the exons ATGAGGTTGTTCTGGACTCTGAGCCCAGATCTCATTGTGCATCTGAGTCTAAAGGGAATGTTTGCACTAAGGTCGAGCACTGTGAGAACCGAGATGCATCTCAGGACCCCCCCCCAGCctcagagagctgcagcagcgtTTGGATTTCCATCTCCTCAGCCTCATttcagagaggaggatggaggcgAGCGTggggacagatggagggaaacGAggcattgtttgaattatttacaaaCCTCCGAggtgcaggaggaaggagacttggacaaagacagagagagcagcgtTTCTACTGTCCCTCAAATAATCAGTGTGTATGAATCTGCTGCAGAGGACCTGGAGTCTGTCGGGGATGACTTTTCATTTGAAGGTGTTTCTGCCGACTTGGAACCAATTGTTTCATCTCTGGCTTCGCAAGACGATCAGACCGACTGGGACCAGACCGATGCTGAGGATGAAGAACTGGGGAACAACTGGCATTCAGACTCTTTTGGCAACAGCAGCGGCAGGAAGGCAGATCTCAGCCAAACAGAGGCAGAGCAGGCTTTGGGTCACTGCGACCAATCTCCGACTCAGGAAACCTCAGCTACCTCCAACCAGTCACAGTCTGTAACATACACAGGATCCGGATTTGCAGACTTCGATGACCGTGGTTCTGAGCGTCACAGGGACCACGACTGTGTCCAAGCTGCTGATGTGAGTGTGCAGAGTCTGGGGAGCCTCCCGCCGAGTGACAGCTTTGCTGATTTCTGCTCAGCACCCATACAGGAGACTGGAGAAGGGTCGTGGGCCGAGTTCCATGATCAGAGGCCTCAAGAGGAGGGAAGTCAGCGGCCGGACCGAGTCAGCAGCCTTCAGAGTgacggggaggaggagcaggacaggGTGGGACACTGTGGAGCTTCAAGGAGAAGCAGCTGTCAG GTGTCGTTATCCTGCCGTGTCCAGCAGATCCTCTGTGCCATTTTCCCAGAGGTGGTGGTCCCAACTgtggaaggtgag gaggaggaggaggtgctgagCCTCTGTGCTCATCTTCACACCCGACACCTCccagagagtgaggaggagaagatgccAGAACTCAGCGGTGCTCAGAG GGCTCCTCGGGGCCTGTGGTGGCCACACCAAGACGTCCACAGTGCGGTCGGCCTTCAGTTCCAGTGGAGCGGCTCCCACACCAACAGGACTCTGCTCAGGTGCCTCGGTGTGGACACGAGAAACATT TTGTTCATCGGCATGAAGAAGCAGCCGGTAGCTGTACCTGCTTTCGCATCCAGCCTG GGAATGCTTGAGCCAACCAAAGACGCTGTAGCAGCTGTTTGTACTTCAGGATACGCAGCGGTCACAGCACGAGAACCTGCAGGGCCACAGAACAGGCAGGATCCCTCGACGGACTCAGTGCAG ggggCGCTCCCTTCCAGCCAGCGGGACTGGAGCAGCCGTGGCCTTAGCAGCTCTCAGGACG GCTGCTGTGCTCTCAACCTGGATTGTTTCGgtccagaggaggagagcagatccagcagcagcagtcctcCACCAG GAGTCGACCGGGAACTGTACGAGTTGACCATCAGCAAACTGGAAACCAGCACCGACCgctgccacctagtggacaCTTTGAATCGACTGATGTCTGATGCAGAGAAGACGAGCACCTCGGTCAG GAAAGCTCCAGAGGACGAGGAGCTGAGTGCGGAGGCTGGACGGTTGATCGCTGGACTTCCTGACTTGTCCTTCATGACGGCCAAAGTCCTCATGTTCCCAAGCGTCCTCGTACCTGCACTGTGa
- the LOC117775339 gene encoding aftiphilin-like isoform X1, with protein MRLFWTLSPDLIVHLSLKGMFALRSSTVRTEMHLRTPPQPQRAAAAFGFPSPQPHFREEDGGERGDRWRETRHCLNYLQTSEVQEEGDLDKDRESSVSTVPQIISVYESAAEDLESVGDDFSFEGVSADLEPIVSSLASQDDQTDWDQTDAEDEELGNNWHSDSFGNSSGRKADLSQTEAEQALGHCDQSPTQETSATSNQSQSVTYTGSGFADFDDRGSERHRDHDCVQAADVSVQSLGSLPPSDSFADFCSAPIQETGEGSWAEFHDQRPQEEGSQRPDRVSSLQSDGEEEQDRVGHCGASRRSSCQVSLSCRVQQILCAIFPEVVVPTVEGEEEEEEEDDDEEEEEEVLSLCAHLHTRHLPESEEEKMPELSGAQRAPRGLWWPHQDVHSAVGLQFQWSGSHTNRTLLRCLGVDTRNILFIGMKKQPVAVPAFASSLGMLEPTKDAVAAVCTSGYAAVTAREPAGPQNRQDPSTDSVQGALPSSQRDWSSRGLSSSQDGCCALNLDCFGPEEESRSSSSSPPPGVDRELYELTISKLETSTDRCHLVDTLNRLMSDAEKTSTSVRKAPEDEELSAEAGRLIAGLPDLSFMTAKVLMFPSVLVPAL; from the exons ATGAGGTTGTTCTGGACTCTGAGCCCAGATCTCATTGTGCATCTGAGTCTAAAGGGAATGTTTGCACTAAGGTCGAGCACTGTGAGAACCGAGATGCATCTCAGGACCCCCCCCCAGCctcagagagctgcagcagcgtTTGGATTTCCATCTCCTCAGCCTCATttcagagaggaggatggaggcgAGCGTggggacagatggagggaaacGAggcattgtttgaattatttacaaaCCTCCGAggtgcaggaggaaggagacttggacaaagacagagagagcagcgtTTCTACTGTCCCTCAAATAATCAGTGTGTATGAATCTGCTGCAGAGGACCTGGAGTCTGTCGGGGATGACTTTTCATTTGAAGGTGTTTCTGCCGACTTGGAACCAATTGTTTCATCTCTGGCTTCGCAAGACGATCAGACCGACTGGGACCAGACCGATGCTGAGGATGAAGAACTGGGGAACAACTGGCATTCAGACTCTTTTGGCAACAGCAGCGGCAGGAAGGCAGATCTCAGCCAAACAGAGGCAGAGCAGGCTTTGGGTCACTGCGACCAATCTCCGACTCAGGAAACCTCAGCTACCTCCAACCAGTCACAGTCTGTAACATACACAGGATCCGGATTTGCAGACTTCGATGACCGTGGTTCTGAGCGTCACAGGGACCACGACTGTGTCCAAGCTGCTGATGTGAGTGTGCAGAGTCTGGGGAGCCTCCCGCCGAGTGACAGCTTTGCTGATTTCTGCTCAGCACCCATACAGGAGACTGGAGAAGGGTCGTGGGCCGAGTTCCATGATCAGAGGCCTCAAGAGGAGGGAAGTCAGCGGCCGGACCGAGTCAGCAGCCTTCAGAGTgacggggaggaggagcaggacaggGTGGGACACTGTGGAGCTTCAAGGAGAAGCAGCTGTCAG GTGTCGTTATCCTGCCGTGTCCAGCAGATCCTCTGTGCCATTTTCCCAGAGGTGGTGGTCCCAACTgtggaaggtgaggaggaggaggaggaggaggatgatgatgaagaggaggaggaggaggtgctgagCCTCTGTGCTCATCTTCACACCCGACACCTCccagagagtgaggaggagaagatgccAGAACTCAGCGGTGCTCAGAG GGCTCCTCGGGGCCTGTGGTGGCCACACCAAGACGTCCACAGTGCGGTCGGCCTTCAGTTCCAGTGGAGCGGCTCCCACACCAACAGGACTCTGCTCAGGTGCCTCGGTGTGGACACGAGAAACATT TTGTTCATCGGCATGAAGAAGCAGCCGGTAGCTGTACCTGCTTTCGCATCCAGCCTG GGAATGCTTGAGCCAACCAAAGACGCTGTAGCAGCTGTTTGTACTTCAGGATACGCAGCGGTCACAGCACGAGAACCTGCAGGGCCACAGAACAGGCAGGATCCCTCGACGGACTCAGTGCAG ggggCGCTCCCTTCCAGCCAGCGGGACTGGAGCAGCCGTGGCCTTAGCAGCTCTCAGGACG GCTGCTGTGCTCTCAACCTGGATTGTTTCGgtccagaggaggagagcagatccagcagcagcagtcctcCACCAG GAGTCGACCGGGAACTGTACGAGTTGACCATCAGCAAACTGGAAACCAGCACCGACCgctgccacctagtggacaCTTTGAATCGACTGATGTCTGATGCAGAGAAGACGAGCACCTCGGTCAG GAAAGCTCCAGAGGACGAGGAGCTGAGTGCGGAGGCTGGACGGTTGATCGCTGGACTTCCTGACTTGTCCTTCATGACGGCCAAAGTCCTCATGTTCCCAAGCGTCCTCGTACCTGCACTGTGa
- the LOC117775339 gene encoding aftiphilin-like isoform X2: MRLFWTLSPDLIVHLSLKGMFALRSSTVRTEMHLRTPPQPQRAAAAFGFPSPQPHFREEDGGERGDRWRETRHCLNYLQTSEVQEEGDLDKDRESSVSTVPQIISVYESAAEDLESVGDDFSFEGVSADLEPIVSSLASQDDQTDWDQTDAEDEELGNNWHSDSFGNSSGRKADLSQTEAEQALGHCDQSPTQETSATSNQSQSVTYTGSGFADFDDRGSERHRDHDCVQAADVSVQSLGSLPPSDSFADFCSAPIQETGEGSWAEFHDQRPQEEGSQRPDRVSSLQSDGEEEQDRVGHCGASRRSSCQVSLSCRVQQILCAIFPEVVVPTVEGEEEEEEVLSLCAHLHTRHLPESEEEKMPELSGAQRAPRGLWWPHQDVHSAVGLQFQWSGSHTNRTLLRCLGVDTRNILFIGMKKQPVAVPAFASSLGMLEPTKDAVAAVCTSGYAAVTAREPAGPQNRQDPSTDSVQGALPSSQRDWSSRGLSSSQDGCCALNLDCFGPEEESRSSSSSPPPGVDRELYELTISKLETSTDRCHLVDTLNRLMSDAEKTSTSVRKAPEDEELSAEAGRLIAGLPDLSFMTAKVLMFPSVLVPAL, translated from the exons ATGAGGTTGTTCTGGACTCTGAGCCCAGATCTCATTGTGCATCTGAGTCTAAAGGGAATGTTTGCACTAAGGTCGAGCACTGTGAGAACCGAGATGCATCTCAGGACCCCCCCCCAGCctcagagagctgcagcagcgtTTGGATTTCCATCTCCTCAGCCTCATttcagagaggaggatggaggcgAGCGTggggacagatggagggaaacGAggcattgtttgaattatttacaaaCCTCCGAggtgcaggaggaaggagacttggacaaagacagagagagcagcgtTTCTACTGTCCCTCAAATAATCAGTGTGTATGAATCTGCTGCAGAGGACCTGGAGTCTGTCGGGGATGACTTTTCATTTGAAGGTGTTTCTGCCGACTTGGAACCAATTGTTTCATCTCTGGCTTCGCAAGACGATCAGACCGACTGGGACCAGACCGATGCTGAGGATGAAGAACTGGGGAACAACTGGCATTCAGACTCTTTTGGCAACAGCAGCGGCAGGAAGGCAGATCTCAGCCAAACAGAGGCAGAGCAGGCTTTGGGTCACTGCGACCAATCTCCGACTCAGGAAACCTCAGCTACCTCCAACCAGTCACAGTCTGTAACATACACAGGATCCGGATTTGCAGACTTCGATGACCGTGGTTCTGAGCGTCACAGGGACCACGACTGTGTCCAAGCTGCTGATGTGAGTGTGCAGAGTCTGGGGAGCCTCCCGCCGAGTGACAGCTTTGCTGATTTCTGCTCAGCACCCATACAGGAGACTGGAGAAGGGTCGTGGGCCGAGTTCCATGATCAGAGGCCTCAAGAGGAGGGAAGTCAGCGGCCGGACCGAGTCAGCAGCCTTCAGAGTgacggggaggaggagcaggacaggGTGGGACACTGTGGAGCTTCAAGGAGAAGCAGCTGTCAG GTGTCGTTATCCTGCCGTGTCCAGCAGATCCTCTGTGCCATTTTCCCAGAGGTGGTGGTCCCAACTgtggaaggtgaggag gaggaggaggaggtgctgagCCTCTGTGCTCATCTTCACACCCGACACCTCccagagagtgaggaggagaagatgccAGAACTCAGCGGTGCTCAGAG GGCTCCTCGGGGCCTGTGGTGGCCACACCAAGACGTCCACAGTGCGGTCGGCCTTCAGTTCCAGTGGAGCGGCTCCCACACCAACAGGACTCTGCTCAGGTGCCTCGGTGTGGACACGAGAAACATT TTGTTCATCGGCATGAAGAAGCAGCCGGTAGCTGTACCTGCTTTCGCATCCAGCCTG GGAATGCTTGAGCCAACCAAAGACGCTGTAGCAGCTGTTTGTACTTCAGGATACGCAGCGGTCACAGCACGAGAACCTGCAGGGCCACAGAACAGGCAGGATCCCTCGACGGACTCAGTGCAG ggggCGCTCCCTTCCAGCCAGCGGGACTGGAGCAGCCGTGGCCTTAGCAGCTCTCAGGACG GCTGCTGTGCTCTCAACCTGGATTGTTTCGgtccagaggaggagagcagatccagcagcagcagtcctcCACCAG GAGTCGACCGGGAACTGTACGAGTTGACCATCAGCAAACTGGAAACCAGCACCGACCgctgccacctagtggacaCTTTGAATCGACTGATGTCTGATGCAGAGAAGACGAGCACCTCGGTCAG GAAAGCTCCAGAGGACGAGGAGCTGAGTGCGGAGGCTGGACGGTTGATCGCTGGACTTCCTGACTTGTCCTTCATGACGGCCAAAGTCCTCATGTTCCCAAGCGTCCTCGTACCTGCACTGTGa